A window from Mycobacterium saskatchewanense encodes these proteins:
- a CDS encoding DUF5994 family protein produces the protein MEHVERLQLKPFRTASEHIDGAWWPRSADLVDELPDLVTSVADRLGRVVMVGYRRNGWQETPPLADVAGHQIELLGFTSDEPSSIILIGEDGRHLSLHVIRPDAGEQVARQALDEARAQPAEDAAPAARALVSRSVDDVADKLARHEGLDDAERTAQIKAWCEEAARQFVDAPVQTFVPILVEHIVRNRMIESREQPTSPMPT, from the coding sequence ATGGAACACGTAGAACGATTGCAGCTCAAGCCCTTCCGGACCGCCTCCGAGCACATCGACGGCGCCTGGTGGCCGCGGTCAGCGGACCTGGTCGACGAGCTACCGGACCTGGTGACGTCGGTGGCGGACCGACTCGGGCGGGTGGTGATGGTGGGCTATCGGCGCAACGGCTGGCAGGAGACGCCGCCACTGGCCGACGTCGCCGGCCACCAGATCGAGCTGCTGGGCTTCACCAGCGACGAACCGTCCAGCATCATCCTGATCGGCGAGGACGGCCGCCACCTGTCGCTGCACGTCATCCGGCCCGACGCCGGCGAGCAGGTGGCCCGGCAGGCCCTCGATGAGGCGCGCGCACAGCCGGCCGAGGACGCCGCGCCGGCCGCCCGCGCATTGGTGTCGCGGTCGGTGGACGACGTCGCGGACAAGCTCGCGCGCCACGAGGGGCTCGACGACGCGGAGCGGACCGCCCAGATCAAGGCTTGGTGCGAGGAGGCCGCCCGGCAGTTCGTCGACGCCCCGGTCCAGACCTTCGTTCCCATCCTCGTCGAGCACATCGTCCGCAACCGCATGATCGAGTCGCGCGAGCAGCCCACGTCGCCCATGCCCACGTGA
- a CDS encoding cation-translocating P-type ATPase: MNRLITTPFRVAAAGTRLAVTAGAVVAGTAGSATLLGGRSLARATPDVPAMTRAAAGMALEAIGGPPARRTSSNGARHWIEVRGLDGGQASAIAADVLAAARATPGVSQAYLNPTLSRLVVTLETEDGPSTAELCRIVGDAERRGRTGPARTPPASLPGDDALLMGRMAAATAAAVGLGLSLTGSLLRLPRLPDLVAVPTTLADHVPRLRRELDRRLGPEGADMLFGFVNAATAALTLSPTAAAAEAATRAMLAAEAWNGRVTWSRREPGLGALPMPDDAALTPRRAAAVPDGRAERYADRAGVAGAAAAAAVGLLSRNPDVAGAAALAAVPKPLRTVREAFGCAMSRGLTARHDALVLRPRTLRALDRIDAVMIDPRALYTADLMVSRVLGVDNSERARAWAAVRDALDSVGLSPGWHQLADIPGAGDVGEALISPVRDPYAAAVLTEARQAQPRIYSLDDDGLRSLAQGFDQLYPSNGSIDHAVAAAVAELKAGGATVALLTTSEMRAPHRSDVTIGVLRDGNPPPWGADMLVSDLTGAWRVLHALPAARAATDSAIRLAASASVIGALMLIPGVPGRSSTSTNAGMAASLWFGYRAGAKVFRDRLPEPETTHDWHGLPVAEVRRLLPRPPGQHPTEPPAGWQQSTPARALRGATATSWRLFRDFAGEMRDNLADPITPLLATGALASALLGSPLDAVLVGSVLLINAAMSSEQQLHAERILNRLLAVQEPPARRRLGSADGRRAEKIAATRLRPGDVIEVRADEVIPADARLMHALNVEVDEATLTGESLPVAKQTEPTPGAPLAERTCMLYAGTTVVAGTGVAVVTAVGSRSEMRRALAMAPRKLQEIGLQRQLQRITRRALPFSVASGGLVGALSVARGTPLREAVGGAVTLVVAAIPEGLPLVATLAQQAAARRLTGESVLIRNAHSIEALARLNVVCFDKTGTLSANRLKVKSVRPVDGYTPGQVLDAAVSTSYAMHTHRVEHATDDAITQAADDPSLRGDGSPASPRATRDAFLPFQSGRPFAAALVGTRLTIKGSPEVLASALLHDDEPLEGQIDEMAAGGLRVLAVAERELTAEQAAAAAADPDLFEDLCTSNLTPVGLLGLADTLRPAAPALLAELARRGIGVRLITGDHPATAAVIARELGIDVTTDQVVIGSDWEAMSADQRAATAASRQVFARMTPEHKIDVVQTLERAGVVTAMVGDGVNDAAAIRAASVGIGVAARGSDAARTAADVVLLDERIEALLDALDEGRQLWRRVQSAVAMLVGGNLGEVGFALLTTILTGRSVLNARQLLLVNMLTDALPAAALAVSPQTGTADVDRDEAAMWRSIGVRGAATTMGATLGWGMASFTGTPRRAATVALIALVSTQLAQTLVDSRAPLVVLTSVGSLGALVVVVSTPGLSQVFGCTPVGPDAWAQALLAAVVGSAASALAPGLLARAAETGQRRLLSSLPAPSLSPAPSSRKTSWNT, encoded by the coding sequence GTGAATAGATTGATCACCACGCCGTTCCGCGTCGCGGCGGCGGGCACGCGGCTGGCGGTCACCGCCGGTGCCGTCGTGGCTGGGACGGCGGGCAGCGCCACCCTGCTGGGCGGCCGGTCCCTCGCGCGGGCGACGCCCGACGTCCCGGCAATGACCCGGGCGGCGGCGGGCATGGCGCTCGAGGCGATAGGCGGCCCGCCGGCACGGCGTACCAGCAGTAACGGCGCGCGGCACTGGATCGAGGTGCGCGGCCTGGACGGCGGGCAGGCTTCCGCCATCGCCGCCGACGTGCTGGCGGCCGCCCGCGCCACTCCCGGCGTAAGTCAGGCCTACCTGAACCCCACCCTGTCGCGGCTCGTCGTCACCCTCGAAACGGAAGACGGGCCGTCGACGGCCGAGCTGTGCCGAATCGTCGGCGACGCCGAGCGGCGCGGCCGCACCGGCCCCGCCAGGACGCCGCCGGCCAGCCTGCCCGGGGACGACGCGCTGCTGATGGGCCGGATGGCCGCGGCCACGGCCGCCGCTGTGGGCCTTGGCCTTTCGCTGACCGGCAGCCTGCTGCGCCTGCCCCGGCTGCCAGACCTGGTGGCGGTGCCCACGACGCTGGCCGACCACGTGCCGCGGCTGCGCCGCGAGCTGGACCGGCGCCTGGGCCCGGAGGGCGCCGACATGTTGTTCGGCTTCGTCAACGCCGCGACGGCGGCGCTGACGCTGTCGCCGACGGCGGCGGCCGCGGAGGCCGCGACCCGCGCCATGCTGGCGGCCGAGGCCTGGAACGGCCGGGTGACGTGGTCACGGCGGGAACCCGGGCTCGGCGCCCTGCCGATGCCCGACGACGCGGCCCTCACGCCCCGCCGCGCGGCGGCCGTGCCCGACGGCCGCGCGGAACGCTACGCCGACCGGGCAGGCGTGGCCGGTGCCGCCGCCGCCGCGGCGGTCGGGCTGCTCTCCCGCAACCCCGACGTCGCCGGGGCGGCCGCGCTGGCCGCCGTCCCCAAGCCGCTGCGCACCGTCCGCGAGGCGTTCGGGTGCGCGATGAGCCGCGGCCTGACCGCCCGCCATGACGCCCTGGTGTTGCGGCCCCGCACCCTGCGCGCCCTGGACCGGATCGACGCGGTGATGATCGACCCCCGGGCGCTGTACACCGCCGACCTGATGGTGAGCCGCGTTCTCGGAGTGGACAATTCGGAACGCGCCCGGGCCTGGGCGGCGGTCCGTGACGCGCTCGACAGCGTCGGGCTGTCCCCGGGCTGGCACCAGCTGGCCGACATTCCCGGCGCCGGCGACGTCGGCGAGGCGCTGATCAGCCCGGTGCGCGACCCCTACGCCGCGGCGGTGCTGACCGAGGCGCGGCAGGCGCAACCGCGTATCTATTCCCTCGACGACGACGGATTGCGCTCCCTCGCACAGGGTTTCGACCAGCTGTACCCGTCGAACGGGTCGATCGACCACGCCGTGGCCGCGGCCGTCGCCGAGCTCAAGGCGGGCGGGGCGACCGTGGCATTGCTGACCACGTCGGAGATGCGGGCCCCGCATCGGTCCGACGTCACGATCGGGGTGCTGCGCGACGGCAACCCGCCCCCGTGGGGCGCCGACATGCTGGTGTCGGACCTGACCGGCGCCTGGCGCGTGCTGCACGCGCTGCCCGCCGCGCGTGCCGCCACCGACAGCGCGATCCGGCTGGCGGCGTCGGCGTCGGTGATCGGCGCGCTGATGCTGATCCCGGGAGTGCCCGGCCGCAGCTCGACGTCGACCAACGCGGGCATGGCGGCCAGCCTGTGGTTCGGCTACCGGGCGGGCGCGAAGGTCTTCCGCGACCGGTTGCCGGAGCCCGAAACCACCCACGACTGGCACGGCCTGCCGGTCGCGGAGGTGCGGCGCCTGCTCCCCCGGCCACCCGGACAACACCCGACGGAGCCGCCCGCGGGGTGGCAGCAGTCGACCCCGGCCCGCGCGCTGCGCGGCGCGACCGCGACGTCGTGGAGGCTGTTCCGCGATTTCGCCGGCGAGATGCGCGACAACCTGGCCGACCCGATCACCCCGCTGCTGGCCACCGGTGCGCTGGCCAGCGCGCTGCTGGGTTCGCCACTGGACGCGGTGCTCGTCGGCAGCGTGCTCCTGATCAACGCGGCGATGTCGTCCGAGCAGCAGCTGCACGCCGAGCGGATCCTCAACCGCCTGCTCGCCGTGCAGGAACCGCCCGCGCGACGCCGCCTCGGCTCGGCGGACGGACGGCGCGCCGAGAAGATCGCGGCGACGCGGCTGCGCCCCGGCGACGTCATCGAGGTCCGCGCCGACGAGGTGATCCCCGCCGACGCCCGGCTGATGCACGCGCTGAACGTCGAGGTCGACGAGGCCACCCTCACCGGCGAGTCGCTGCCGGTGGCCAAGCAGACCGAGCCGACGCCCGGCGCGCCGCTGGCCGAGCGGACCTGCATGCTCTACGCCGGGACCACCGTGGTGGCCGGCACCGGGGTGGCCGTGGTGACCGCCGTCGGGTCGCGCTCCGAGATGCGCCGCGCCCTGGCGATGGCCCCGCGCAAACTGCAGGAGATCGGCCTGCAGCGGCAGCTGCAGCGGATCACCCGGCGGGCGTTGCCGTTCAGCGTGGCCAGCGGGGGCCTGGTGGGCGCGCTCAGCGTGGCGCGGGGCACCCCGCTGCGGGAGGCCGTCGGCGGCGCCGTCACGCTCGTCGTCGCCGCCATTCCCGAGGGGCTGCCGCTGGTGGCCACGCTGGCCCAGCAGGCCGCCGCGCGCCGGCTCACCGGCGAATCGGTGCTGATCCGCAATGCCCACTCCATCGAGGCGCTGGCCCGGCTGAACGTGGTCTGCTTCGACAAGACCGGCACGCTGAGCGCGAACCGGCTCAAGGTCAAGTCGGTGCGCCCGGTCGACGGCTACACCCCCGGGCAAGTGCTGGACGCGGCGGTGAGCACGAGCTACGCCATGCACACCCACCGCGTGGAGCACGCCACCGACGACGCCATCACCCAGGCCGCGGACGACCCCTCGCTGCGCGGCGACGGCTCGCCGGCCTCGCCGCGGGCGACGCGCGACGCGTTCCTGCCGTTCCAGTCCGGGCGTCCGTTCGCTGCCGCCCTGGTCGGCACCCGGCTGACCATCAAGGGCTCACCGGAGGTGCTCGCGTCCGCGCTCCTGCATGACGACGAGCCGCTGGAGGGGCAGATCGACGAGATGGCGGCGGGCGGCCTGCGGGTGCTCGCGGTGGCCGAGCGCGAGCTGACCGCCGAGCAGGCCGCGGCCGCGGCGGCGGACCCCGACCTCTTCGAAGACCTGTGCACGTCGAACCTGACCCCGGTCGGCCTGCTCGGGCTGGCCGACACGCTGCGGCCGGCGGCCCCCGCGCTGCTCGCGGAGCTGGCCCGCCGCGGCATCGGCGTCCGGCTGATCACCGGCGACCATCCGGCGACCGCCGCCGTGATCGCCCGCGAGCTGGGCATCGACGTCACCACCGATCAGGTGGTCATCGGCAGCGACTGGGAGGCCATGTCGGCCGACCAGCGCGCCGCGACGGCCGCGTCGCGCCAGGTGTTCGCGCGCATGACGCCCGAGCACAAGATCGATGTGGTTCAGACCCTGGAGCGGGCCGGGGTGGTGACGGCGATGGTCGGCGACGGGGTCAACGACGCCGCCGCGATCCGGGCCGCCAGCGTCGGCATCGGGGTGGCCGCGCGCGGCAGCGACGCGGCGCGCACCGCGGCCGATGTCGTGCTGCTCGACGAGCGGATCGAGGCGCTGCTGGACGCCCTCGACGAGGGCCGGCAGCTGTGGCGGCGGGTGCAGTCGGCGGTGGCGATGCTGGTCGGCGGCAACCTCGGCGAGGTGGGCTTCGCCCTGTTGACCACGATCCTCACCGGCCGCTCGGTGCTCAATGCCCGCCAACTGCTCCTGGTCAACATGCTGACCGACGCCCTGCCGGCCGCCGCGCTGGCCGTCAGCCCGCAGACCGGCACCGCCGACGTCGACCGCGACGAGGCGGCGATGTGGCGGTCGATCGGGGTCCGCGGCGCGGCCACCACCATGGGCGCCACCCTGGGGTGGGGCATGGCCAGCTTCACCGGCACCCCGCGCCGCGCGGCCACCGTCGCGCTGATCGCCCTGGTCAGCACGCAGCTCGCCCAAACGCTGGTGGACTCGCGCGCACCGCTGGTGGTGTTGACGTCGGTCGGGTCCCTCGGCGCGCTCGTCGTGGTGGTCAGCACCCCGGGGCTCAGCCAGGTGTTCGGGTGCACCCCGGTCGGCCCGGACGCCTGGGCCCAGGCGCTGCTGGCCGCGGTGGTCGGGAGCGCGGCGTCCGCGCTCGCCCCCGGCCTGCTGGCCCGTGCCGCCGAGACGGGGCAGCGCCGCCTCTTGTCTTCTTTGCCCGCACCGTCCCTTTCGCCCGCACCTTCGAGCAGAAAGACATCATGGAACACGTAG
- a CDS encoding FMN-binding glutamate synthase family protein gives MGGVKRRRKPPLAAVVGGGLTAVAGWDLWQRRHTILRNYPVIGHLRFLLEAVGPELRQYIVTDNDAERPFSRDQRRWVYTSSKLTNRYFGFGTDNDLERVHNYPVIKHAAFPVPAPAGEPEHPDPAVPLPAAKVLGGARGRAKAFRPSSLVNISAMSFGSLSGAAVTALNRGAALAGALHTTGEGGVSPYHLHGGDLVWQIGTGYFGCRNDDGTFSLPQLVDRVAATPSIRAIEIKLSQGAKPGLGGMLPGAKVTPEIAAIRGIPAGVDCKSPAGHSAFRDVDGLLDLVETIAAETGLPVGIKSAVGEGAFWSELAARMARTGRGVDFVTVDGGEGGTGAAPLVFTDHVALPFKWAFPRVYRTFAEAGLHHDVVFIGSAKLGIPENALLALAMGCDMVNVARTAMFSIGCIQAQRCHTGRCPSGVATPSAWLQHGLDPALKSVRCANYLATLRFELLCLARACGHVHPALVPLNAIELLEVDLQTVPADELFDYKPDWGVPGPGDVEAITALMAAGRPSAG, from the coding sequence ATGGGTGGCGTGAAGCGCCGCAGAAAGCCGCCCCTCGCCGCTGTCGTCGGCGGGGGGCTGACCGCCGTCGCGGGCTGGGATCTATGGCAGCGACGGCACACCATCCTCCGCAACTACCCGGTCATCGGGCACCTGCGGTTCCTGCTGGAGGCCGTCGGCCCGGAACTGCGCCAGTACATCGTCACCGACAACGACGCCGAGCGGCCCTTCAGCCGGGACCAGCGGCGCTGGGTGTACACGTCGTCGAAGCTGACCAACCGGTATTTCGGCTTCGGCACCGACAACGACCTGGAACGGGTGCACAACTACCCGGTGATCAAGCATGCGGCGTTCCCGGTGCCGGCGCCCGCGGGCGAACCGGAGCACCCGGACCCGGCGGTGCCGCTGCCGGCGGCGAAGGTGCTCGGCGGCGCACGCGGCCGCGCCAAGGCGTTCCGGCCGTCCTCGCTGGTCAACATCTCCGCGATGAGCTTCGGGTCGCTCAGCGGCGCCGCCGTCACCGCGCTCAACCGCGGCGCCGCGCTGGCCGGCGCCCTGCACACCACGGGCGAGGGCGGGGTCTCGCCGTACCACCTGCACGGCGGCGACCTGGTCTGGCAAATCGGCACCGGCTACTTCGGCTGCCGCAACGACGACGGCACGTTCAGCCTCCCGCAGCTGGTCGACCGGGTGGCGGCCACGCCGTCCATCCGGGCCATCGAGATCAAGCTCAGCCAGGGCGCCAAGCCCGGCCTGGGTGGCATGCTGCCCGGCGCCAAGGTGACCCCCGAGATCGCGGCCATCCGCGGCATCCCGGCCGGGGTGGACTGCAAGAGCCCGGCCGGCCACTCGGCGTTCCGCGACGTGGACGGGCTGCTGGACCTCGTGGAGACCATCGCGGCCGAGACCGGGCTGCCCGTCGGCATCAAGTCGGCGGTCGGGGAGGGCGCGTTCTGGTCCGAGCTGGCCGCGCGGATGGCCCGCACCGGCCGGGGCGTCGACTTCGTGACAGTCGACGGCGGAGAGGGCGGCACCGGCGCGGCGCCGCTGGTCTTCACCGACCACGTCGCCCTGCCCTTCAAGTGGGCGTTCCCCCGTGTCTACCGCACCTTCGCCGAGGCGGGCCTGCACCACGACGTGGTGTTCATCGGCTCGGCCAAGCTCGGCATCCCCGAGAACGCGCTGCTGGCGCTGGCCATGGGTTGCGACATGGTCAACGTCGCCCGGACGGCGATGTTCTCCATCGGCTGCATCCAGGCCCAGCGCTGCCACACGGGGCGCTGCCCATCCGGCGTCGCCACCCCGTCGGCGTGGCTGCAGCACGGCCTCGACCCGGCCCTGAAATCGGTGCGCTGCGCCAATTACCTGGCCACGCTGCGCTTCGAGCTGCTGTGCCTGGCCCGCGCCTGCGGCCACGTGCACCCGGCCCTGGTTCCGCTGAACGCCATCGAGCTGCTCGAGGTCGACCTGCAGACAGTCCCGGCCGACGAGCTGTTCGACTACAAGCCGGACTGGGGTGTCCCCGGGCCCGGCGACGTCGAGGCGATCACGGCGCTGATGGCCGCCGGTCGGCCCAGCGCAGGATGA
- a CDS encoding cation-translocating P-type ATPase: MNPEPGLTAQEAARRLLEVGPNEIEGVLPAPAWRKVLAQFRSPLIYLLGAALVASLAVWVAEGATGWPVDAVVIGVILVLNAVLGYVQEARAERAVDALARMTAATATVVRDGVAARLPARELVPGDVLLLREGDAVAADARLLSSEGLEVSEAALTGRSAPVRKHAGAEPDRADMVFRGTAVTKGDARAVVTATAMQTQTGQIAGLVRTVDHEPTPLQREVARASRVLGIAVLVIAVVVIATVVFVFGIHTAHDAVTAVLLGVSLAVAAVPEGLPAIMSVVLALGMRRMAGRHAIVKELASAETLGSASVVCSGKTGTLTTGELTIVRVVTPGGEAAINGEAIDDALGRQVALVLAAGEATRDPTARGDPIDEAFRAARQKVGGAVDRVAGEVGDPTALLDRCAWLQAGERLTPIDEPARAAVRGDAERLALDALNVVAVARRSADGDLVYLGMVGITDPPRPEAAAAIADAHRAGVRVVMITGDHPRAAARIARELGIEDQESAVSGAELAALDDDQLRETVRRHSQYTQVDPADKLRIIDALQADHQVVAVTGEGINDAPALKRADIGIAMGRTGTDVAREAANMILADDNFATIVEAIREGRGIFANIKKSLRYLLSSNMGEIFTVFFGVVLAGAIGLSEGGTVALPLLATQILWINLLTDGAPALAMGVDPQTEEVMSRPPRSKSDRVIDGRMWNNIVVIGAAVGAATLVTIWLYAPRGPLPSSLDTARTAGFTVLVITQLFNTINARSETQSAFHRFFANGWLWAAIAVSALLQVAVVQVPFLNTAFTTTPLSARQWLVCIAVSSSVLWVSEVRKLILRWADRRPSAP; this comes from the coding sequence GTGAACCCCGAGCCGGGGCTGACTGCGCAGGAGGCCGCCCGGCGACTCCTCGAGGTCGGACCCAACGAGATCGAGGGTGTGCTGCCGGCACCGGCGTGGCGGAAGGTCCTGGCCCAGTTCCGCAGTCCCCTGATCTACCTGCTGGGCGCGGCGCTCGTCGCCTCGTTGGCGGTGTGGGTGGCCGAGGGGGCCACCGGCTGGCCGGTCGACGCCGTGGTGATTGGGGTCATCCTGGTCCTCAACGCGGTGCTCGGCTACGTCCAGGAGGCCCGCGCCGAGCGGGCGGTCGATGCCCTGGCGCGGATGACCGCGGCCACGGCGACCGTGGTCCGCGACGGCGTCGCGGCCCGGCTGCCCGCCCGCGAACTGGTGCCCGGCGACGTGCTGCTGCTGCGCGAGGGAGACGCCGTCGCCGCCGACGCCCGCCTGTTGTCGTCGGAGGGGCTGGAGGTGTCCGAGGCCGCGCTGACCGGGCGCAGCGCACCCGTCCGCAAACACGCCGGGGCGGAGCCTGACCGGGCCGACATGGTGTTCAGGGGAACGGCCGTCACCAAGGGCGACGCGCGGGCGGTGGTGACGGCCACCGCGATGCAGACGCAGACCGGGCAGATCGCCGGGCTGGTGCGCACGGTCGACCACGAGCCGACGCCGTTGCAGCGCGAGGTGGCGCGCGCCAGCCGGGTGCTGGGGATCGCTGTGCTGGTCATCGCCGTCGTGGTCATCGCGACCGTCGTGTTTGTCTTCGGCATCCACACCGCCCACGACGCCGTGACCGCCGTGCTGCTCGGCGTCTCGCTGGCCGTGGCCGCCGTGCCCGAGGGACTGCCCGCCATCATGTCGGTCGTGCTGGCACTCGGGATGCGGCGGATGGCGGGCCGGCACGCCATCGTCAAGGAGCTCGCATCGGCCGAGACGCTGGGGTCGGCGTCGGTGGTCTGCTCGGGCAAGACGGGAACCCTGACGACGGGCGAGCTGACGATCGTCCGCGTCGTGACGCCCGGCGGCGAGGCTGCGATCAATGGCGAGGCGATCGACGATGCGCTGGGACGACAGGTCGCGCTGGTGCTCGCCGCCGGCGAGGCCACCCGCGACCCCACCGCCCGGGGTGATCCGATCGACGAGGCGTTCCGGGCGGCCCGTCAGAAAGTCGGCGGGGCCGTGGACCGGGTCGCCGGCGAGGTGGGCGACCCCACCGCGCTGCTCGACCGCTGCGCGTGGCTGCAGGCCGGTGAGCGGTTGACGCCGATCGACGAGCCGGCGCGCGCGGCCGTCCGCGGCGACGCCGAGCGGCTGGCCCTCGACGCCCTGAACGTCGTCGCCGTCGCGCGCCGCAGCGCCGACGGCGACCTGGTCTACCTCGGCATGGTCGGGATCACCGACCCGCCGCGACCCGAGGCCGCGGCGGCCATCGCCGACGCGCACCGCGCCGGGGTCAGGGTCGTGATGATCACCGGGGACCATCCGCGCGCCGCGGCCCGCATCGCCCGCGAACTCGGCATCGAAGACCAGGAGTCGGCGGTGTCCGGCGCCGAGCTCGCCGCCCTCGACGACGACCAGCTGCGCGAGACCGTGCGCCGGCATTCGCAATACACCCAGGTCGACCCGGCCGACAAGCTGCGCATCATCGACGCGCTGCAGGCCGACCACCAGGTGGTCGCCGTCACCGGCGAGGGCATCAACGACGCGCCCGCACTCAAGCGGGCCGACATCGGCATCGCGATGGGGCGCACCGGCACCGACGTGGCCCGGGAGGCGGCGAACATGATCCTCGCCGACGACAACTTCGCGACCATCGTGGAGGCCATCCGGGAAGGCCGCGGCATCTTCGCGAACATCAAGAAGTCCCTGCGCTACTTGCTGTCGTCGAACATGGGCGAGATCTTCACCGTCTTCTTCGGCGTCGTGCTGGCCGGCGCGATCGGCCTGTCAGAGGGCGGCACCGTCGCGCTGCCGCTGCTGGCCACCCAGATCCTGTGGATCAATCTGCTCACCGACGGCGCGCCGGCCTTGGCGATGGGCGTGGATCCCCAGACCGAGGAGGTCATGAGCAGGCCGCCGCGCTCGAAGTCCGATCGGGTCATCGACGGCCGAATGTGGAACAACATCGTGGTGATCGGCGCGGCGGTGGGCGCCGCGACGCTCGTCACGATCTGGCTCTACGCGCCCCGCGGTCCGCTGCCGTCATCGCTGGACACCGCCCGCACCGCGGGCTTCACCGTGCTGGTGATCACCCAGCTGTTCAACACGATCAATGCCCGCAGCGAGACGCAGAGCGCCTTCCACCGCTTCTTCGCCAACGGCTGGCTGTGGGCGGCCATCGCCGTGTCGGCACTGCTGCAGGTCGCCGTGGTTCAGGTGCCGTTCCTCAACACGGCCTTCACCACCACGCCGCTGTCGGCGAGGCAGTGGCTGGTGTGCATCGCCGTGTCCAGCAGTGTGCTGTGGGTCAGCGAGGTGCGCAAGCTCATCCTGCGCTGGGCCGACCGGCGGCCATCAGCGCCGTGA
- a CDS encoding magnesium transporter CorA family protein, translated as MPKIEGRVWRFGKPQEDFVFDDVSDYLDREDALVWVDLCSPDHDTLCGLAEELRLNHWAVEDAVAAAERVKATAYSTHTFFTVYAVDVTPEGADDAPRMLSMRRVSAFVLPRGLITVRLTPDFDMAQVNRRWEEIGAQQYGVGALVHGLLDVVVDSHFAAVEALDDCVEAIEDELFDGSSPRGTFQRRTFRMRRDLVNLRRVALPMREVVNSIQHHRLEVAAPRELDPLYADLYDHVLRVSEWTESLRDMITTIFETNLSLQDARLNTVMKKLTGWAAIIAVPTAITGFYGQNVPYPGFGTVSGFAASTTVILVFMAVLYVMFRRRDWL; from the coding sequence GTGCCGAAAATAGAGGGTCGCGTGTGGCGTTTCGGTAAGCCACAGGAAGACTTCGTATTCGACGACGTGTCGGACTATCTGGACCGCGAGGACGCCCTGGTCTGGGTCGATCTCTGCAGCCCCGACCACGACACGCTGTGCGGGCTGGCCGAAGAGCTGCGCCTGAACCACTGGGCGGTCGAGGATGCCGTCGCCGCGGCCGAGCGGGTCAAGGCCACCGCGTACTCGACCCACACCTTCTTCACCGTCTACGCCGTCGACGTCACCCCCGAAGGGGCGGACGACGCGCCGCGGATGTTGTCGATGCGCCGGGTGTCGGCCTTCGTCCTGCCCCGCGGCCTGATCACGGTGCGCCTCACGCCCGACTTCGACATGGCGCAGGTCAACCGCCGATGGGAGGAGATCGGCGCCCAGCAGTACGGGGTCGGCGCGTTGGTGCACGGCCTGCTGGACGTCGTGGTCGACAGCCATTTCGCGGCCGTCGAGGCGCTGGACGACTGCGTGGAGGCGATCGAGGACGAGCTCTTCGACGGCAGTTCGCCCCGGGGTACCTTCCAGCGCAGGACCTTTCGGATGCGCCGGGACCTGGTCAACCTGCGGCGAGTGGCGCTGCCGATGCGGGAGGTGGTCAACTCGATTCAGCACCACCGCCTCGAGGTCGCGGCGCCTCGGGAGCTCGACCCGCTCTACGCGGACCTGTATGACCACGTGCTGCGCGTGTCGGAGTGGACGGAGTCGTTGCGCGACATGATCACAACGATCTTCGAGACGAACCTGTCCCTGCAGGACGCGCGGCTGAACACCGTCATGAAGAAGCTCACCGGGTGGGCGGCGATCATCGCCGTGCCGACGGCGATCACCGGGTTCTACGGCCAGAACGTCCCGTACCCGGGGTTCGGGACCGTCTCCGGCTTCGCGGCCAGCACCACCGTGATCCTCGTCTTCATGGCGGTCCTGTACGTGATGTTCCGACGGCGCGACTGGCTATGA
- the phoU gene encoding phosphate signaling complex protein PhoU produces the protein MRTAYRKQMIELAGQLGQMCGLAGVAMQRATQALLEADLVAAEGVIRDHERIVAMRAHAEKVAFDLLALQQPVAGDLRAIFSGIQIIADTERMGALAVHIAEIARREYPKHVLPQEVRGCFADMATVAIAMGQSAKQVLNTRDPQEAARLHEQDDAMDRLYRHLFDLLMDDDWNHGISVAVETALLGRFYERFADHAVEVGRRVVFAVTGTLPAGDQISTY, from the coding sequence ATGCGAACCGCATACCGCAAGCAGATGATCGAGCTGGCCGGGCAACTCGGTCAGATGTGTGGACTGGCCGGTGTGGCGATGCAGCGGGCCACGCAGGCCCTGCTGGAGGCCGACCTCGTCGCCGCGGAGGGCGTGATCCGCGACCATGAGCGGATCGTCGCGATGCGCGCGCACGCCGAGAAGGTCGCGTTCGACCTGCTGGCGCTGCAGCAGCCGGTGGCCGGGGACCTGCGGGCCATCTTCAGCGGCATCCAGATCATCGCGGACACCGAGCGGATGGGCGCGCTGGCCGTGCACATCGCCGAGATCGCCCGGCGTGAATACCCCAAACACGTTCTGCCGCAAGAGGTGCGCGGGTGCTTCGCCGACATGGCCACGGTTGCCATCGCCATGGGGCAGAGCGCGAAGCAGGTGCTCAACACCCGCGACCCACAGGAGGCGGCCCGGCTGCACGAGCAGGACGACGCGATGGACCGGCTCTACCGCCACCTGTTCGACCTGCTGATGGACGACGACTGGAACCACGGCATCTCCGTGGCCGTCGAAACCGCGTTGCTGGGCCGGTTTTACGAGCGCTTCGCCGATCATGCGGTGGAGGTAGGGCGGCGCGTCGTCTTCGCGGTCACCGGTACGCTGCCCGCCGGGGACCAGATCTCCACCTACTAA